GAGGTGGAGACACAGGGAGCCATTCTGGGGAGGGGTGGCCAGTGCTGGGGTTTCTCTATCACATGCCGAATTTTGACCTTCAGTGTCGTAGTGCTGAGAGGTGATGAGGCCTAAGTGGGAGGTACTCGAGTCAGGTGGGTGACTGAGACAGCCTGTTTGCCAATGCTGAATTTCAAGTGGTTAGAGGTTATTCCAGATACCTGGACACAGACATCTGCAACTCTAGAAGAGGACCAGGCTGAAAATGTGGGTTTGTGTGTCCATCATAGTGTGCTGCTGAGAGAATCTCAGAAAACTGCCAGGGCTTCCAGTGAACCCTGACACACAGAGAACTAGcactaattttgtttgtttgtttttgagacagggtttcttggtgtagccctggctgccctgaaactcactctgtagaccaggctggcctcaaattcagagatctacctgcctctgcctcccgagtgctgggattaaaggtgtgtgccaccatcacccgctGAACTAATTTGTTTGATGTTGCTATAACTGAATGACTTATAGACTGTGTGATTTATAGCATTAGAAGTTTACTTACACTGGACGGTGATGGTAATGTAGTTTCCACTCAGTGGGATGCTTGTCTGTGCAGCCAGCTACCAGGTCACAGgaggcccaggccacacaggagaCCATGAGTGGCTGGTCTAACCAACAAGCCTAGTTGGTCCCTTGACCTCTGACCCCTATGTTTGACTCGTGCCTGAAGGAGCCTAAGAACAACCCAGCCTGGCTCCCGAGTCTTCTGGAGGAGGCCTTCTATGCAGTAGGCAGAGAGAGTGAGTCTTCATTGTGCCTTGACTGAATTCTTGACCCACAACAGCCAGAAGAGATGGCGAGGATCAGTTTCTTAAAGCCAGATAATTAGTAAAGGCTGTAATAGAAATAAGGGGGAAATAGTGACCTAAATAAACTAACATTTCACCCCTTTTTCATTCAAGTTTGGAAGCAGGCAACCCGGAGTAATTTGGGAAGCCTATTGTGCCAGTAGAAACCCCAGATCTTTCACTTGACCTTACTATTCTCTGCACATGGCTGCAATTCTCAAGGTTACCTCCAGATCCAAGATAGAGTTTCACATACACATTCCAATGTGAATGcaggatgaagaaaaaaaaaaaacagcaatggtTTTCTCCAATATCATTTCTGTTTTAGAGGACATCATTGGAAACCCCTTCTCATTCCTGTTTATGTCTTAGAATTATGTTATACCACATACGCAAAGCGGGGTAGACATGTCTTTTGGCTGGGCTCTTTGCCATCTGAAGTACAATTGGACTCACAGTATTGAGGAAGAGAGACGAGCTAGTGGGCAGTTGGTGGCTGTGGTATCAGAGGAGAATGATAGAGGACAGAGGCCTCACCTGAGAAGCCTTCTTGATGATTTGGATACTGTAGGGTTTTCTACTTcagctgtttgtttatttatcataTGGAGTCTCAGGtatcccaggctgatcttgaactccataagtagctgaggatgaccttgaacatccaatccttctgcctctatcttCTGACCATGGGGATGGTAGGCCCACACCTTCACACTTGCTATTCAGTCTTGGAGCTGGAACTCAGCCTCTTGAACGCTGGGCAAGCACACTCTCCCCACTGAGGTACCCTCCCAGTCCACAGAGCAGGTACCTTGGCTAAGTGTCTTCATGTAAAGTCCTGCCTTTTTCCTTCTCAGCCATGGCTCCGGTTTGTCCCAGTTTAAACACAGACTCCGGTGTTTGGTCTAGAGCCATgggtctttgcttctccttcccCATGCTACTCAGTGCTAGGTTCTGGGGAATCAATTGCACTGCGCTTCCTCCCAGCACAACTGCACGGTAGCTATCCCGGACAACCGCACATACAGTGTTGATACTTTGCCCAAATGATTTCCTGTGCCCCACCCCCGAGAGTGGGGCCCTTCCTTTgttctttattctctttctttagatCCCAGTCTGGCTTGTCCTGGTTCCAGCTTTGTGACCCCCAACCTGCTCAGGATCCATTGCCCCAGACGGATCAGTAGCCACAAAAGGAACTATATTTGGGTCACAGGCCACAGTTTTCTCCCCACAGTGGGAACCAGACATTACTCCCTTAGTCCTCTGCATGCCCGGCTGATCTGCAATTGCCACCTGGCTGGAAGAGGAGTCTCTTGGGACAGTTCATAATATGTAATCAGGTTCCAGTATTGGGGTTGAGCGCAGTCAGCTAGGCAGGGTATCCTGAGTCTCAGAGGCCCTGGGTGAGGCAGGAAGGTTCCCACTCTGTTCATCTGAATGTTAGAAGCTACCTCTGGGTCTCCTCCCTGAACCCACCATTGCACCTGACTCAGGGTAGCCCAATGGGCTTGCAGTGGTGGCCTTGGACCCATCGCCCAGGAATGCACGTGTGAAACCTTTCCTGTTTCataactttatttaattttctctgtctcttccctcccccgCCAGCCCTTGGAAGGGGGTGGAATCCCCACTTGGAAGGGAAGGGACCATTCTGTTCTCACTAGGAAGGAATAGTGTCCCCTGGACAGGCTCCATAGATGGAAGAAGCAGGGGCCTTCAAGACAAGGCCAGGGCATCGTCCAAGGGGCTGTGACCAGGGCAGAGCCCCTCGGATGCCCTGTGGATCACCTAGAAGGTGAAGAGCAGAGAAGCCCGGGGGAATGGTGGAGACAAGGCTGGGGTACTACTGTGTGGCTGACAGAGACAGATATGAATTTTAGGATGCTGGGGCTGGCTGTGATGAGGCTTGGAGTTGGGAACCCTGGGTCACAAGGGAAGCTGGATGGAGTGAGGGTGCAGCAAGAACCAGGAGACCAAGGTAGGGGCAAGAGGGCAAGTCTGTGCTCTGAGAACTGGGCTCTGTGGAGAAACTGCACCTTAGGGTCGGGGGGACAAACAGGGCACTTGCCCTGAGCAGAGAGGCCAGGGGGCAGATGAGAGGGatggggcagaggaggaagagaactcTGGTGGGCAGGGGACCAAGCTGCGGGGTGGCCACAGCCAGCTGCTCAGCTTCAGGACAGCCATCCCAGCTGGGCACGGCCCTAGTCCACCAGTTTGTGCTTCTGTGCTGCTGGAGGGCTCCCCATGTAGCTCAGCCacggcagagaggcaggcagcttTGCCCAGGTTTCCTCCCCATCCCGGTCTTTCTGGATGCTTCTTTCCCTGCCCAGCATCATCTGCTATCACAGGGGGACGTGGTGATGATTGGGGGAGCCATGCTGGGGACAGATCACAGACTCAACTTAGGTGGCATTGACGTCCCCCTCAAAGGACCACAAGTCACTACATTAAGGATCCCACCCAACTCCCACCCCTTGTGCGTGgctgctctgttttctttcctgtttttgacAATTATTCAGACATCCAAGCCCATGGTGAGATGCTGGGGAGAGAGGGGTGTTCTGGGGCTATAGGGGGCAGGGATCTCAGAGTGCACCCTGCCCATCTCCCCGGCAGCCGCTGTCCCCGTGGACAATGAGCACCGGGAAGTAAAGGGCATCCTCATAGCATGGAGGGCTTTCCAGAGGCTCAGTGTCCTCCCCTCTGCGTCCCAGGGGACCTCCACTCAAGCTGCGGAAGACCCCTGGGGTGGCCCGGCCCCCAGCACCCAGGGAGAGGCGACTGCGGCTGAAGGGCAGGCGAGGCCCACTGGGccgggcaggaggcagggagttGCTGCTAACTGAGCGGCGGCAGCGCTGGCAGCCTCGCAGGTAGGCCCCAGAGCCGGCACCCATGACCACAGCCTCCGAGTAGCTGGGCACCAGCTGCCGATTGGAGCAGATGTGCCATTCAAGCTCTGTGAAGTCCACGGTGGCCACTCGAGAGAGTGGCGGCCCGCTGGGCACCGCCCCTGGGGGCGGTGAGCTGGCACCAAAAAGCTTCTCCACCTGGTAGTGTACGTGAGCTGTCCCATAGGCTGCCACCACGCGCAGTGGCCAGGACAGCGTAGCCGCAGACACCAGCCAGAAGACCCAGGCTCGGGCGTACCAGGGTGGGCTGCGGGGGTCTGCGAAGACCATGAGGGACTCACGGAAGTCCACGTCCTTCAGATGCATGCCCTCGCGGGCCTCCAGGTAGTCATCCAGGCCCTCATTGGCACTGAAGAAGCGGGCCCTCTGGGTGAGGTACGAGGCCTCGGCCTCAGCGCTGCCGAAACTGAAGCACTTGGTGAAACGCAGCCGCGTGGCCGCGTGGTCTGCCAGGCCCACGAGCTCCTTAGAGACGTCACGGACACCATGTGCACTGTAGTCGAATTCGCCCCGAGCTGTGCGACTGTCCGCCCTCTCATGGTAGACCTGTGTGGTGGTGTAGGCATCCCCATTGCGGTAGCGGGTGATCTGGCGTGTGCGGCGCACATAGTGGTAGCTGGTGGCCTTCCACCAGACACAGGGCGGAGCCTGCTGCAACCGGTGGATCAGGGCAAGCACGGTGTTGGCGTCGGTGCGAGGCGCCTGGCACGACCGCACATGACAGTGCCAGCACTCTGCCAGGtagaggaggtagaggagggagACGAAGGCCAATGGGATGTACAGGTAGCCATCAGAGCAGGGACTGGCTGGGTAGGTGGGCGGTGGACCGCCAGCCCCGCGGGCCAAAGCTGCCTCAGGCCCCAGGACCAGGCGGGGCACAGTGGCCAGGCGACACCAGGCCACCACAGCCCCACAGGCATGGATGAGCAGCGTGAGGAGCAGGCACTTCCAGTGAGACTCTCGACACAGAGAGCCTCCCAGGGACTGCTTCAGGGGCCGCTGCTgcagggtgggcagagaaaggagagcacACGTCAGAGCCGGAAGCACCGGTGTCAAGGAGGTGGTACCCTAGGACCCACTttacagaagaaactgaggcttctAATGATGGAGCTTATTCTGCAGGAAACCTCAGGCGGCAGACCTCATCTATCTGTTTTGGGCCTGTCTTCCCTGTACCTTGCTGTTTCTCAGTCAGAGAACCCCTACCCACCTAAGAGCATAACAGAGAAGAAATGTCTCCTGTCTGTGACTACTGAGAAATCTGACTTCTGAGAgttctgttctgtctctgtctaaTTTGCTGTGTGCATTTGGCCACATTTTTACCCTCTCTGGGTCTGGATTTTGGTCCTGGTGGTCCGGGAAACTGATGTGGCCGGgagtggggtggtgtgtgtgtgtgtgtgtgtgtgtgtgtgtgtgtgtgtgtgtagagagagagagagagagagagagagagagagagagagagagagaagtggactATGGGGCCAGCTATAGACAGCTTTGGGGTGCCAGCTCCTCTACTCACTGTGGCTTGGGCAGACCTCCCTCTATGGTAGCACTGTTCCCTCATTCATACATCTGGTTGGTGAAGATTCACAGAGATCACATGTGGGAATTTGCTAGCATAGGGTCTAGCCTTGGGAATAAACACTTTTGCTGCTACCCTGGGACTCCCATTGGTCCCTTGTTCCACTAGGGATGGCAGGAGACTTGGGAGAggctgttgagagagagagagagagagagagagagagagagagagagagagagaagctggggatgggggaggtgtGAGTCTCAGGGCTAGGAGCAGATGGAGGGCCACCCTTCACTCTCAATCTGTGTGCTGAGGGAAGAGATAGGACACAAGCCGGGCACCACAAACGACTTCTTGACCCAAGGACTCAGCACATCTTCCATGGCTGGTAGGGTTACCAGCCTGGCCACTTCAGGTCTGGTGTCAATAACaggcaggggaagaggaaggggaactgggagagaggaggtggaaagtGGAGAGGTAGGATTCTGGGCAATGGCGCCTACTCAGCCCCACGGTGCCTTGAGAGGTGCAACAGGAGAGGGGACCGCCCTCAGTCCCATGCAGGGCAGCCGGCTCCCATCTGTATCAAATATCTAGGTGCATTCTGCCACCCAGACCTGTACCAGCCAGGTGCACACACCCACTCATCCACACCCCAAACACATGCTCATCATAGGCCCACCCACCGCAAAGGAACACCAGCCCTCATCCAAGAAACAACAGACCCTTGCCTGTTTGCAGAGTGCAAGCCTCATGGCCATAGCAGGGAACACTCAGACACTAGGACCACTTCACTacaggacacacatgcacatacatgctacACACCGGCACCCAGACACTCAGACCCTCACCTGACCACAGTGCACATCTACCCCCACCCTATAGCAACCTGACACCCACAATCCACACTTAGCCACACACTAAAAAGGCACAGCATGAAATCATACACACCCACACTCTTGGGTGAAGACCCAAGGCAAGGAATTCACCAGAGCCGCCTCACCTGACTACAGGGTATGTATGTCCCTACTGAAGATACAGGGAGCCCACAATCGCAAtcccttctcacacacacacaccacacacacaagcacgttatgtccactcacacacacagaccactCACCACCCTGTTTTCCACACTACCATCTCTCGTCCTACACTTGGCACATCCTCCTAGCCAGAGCGAGGAGGGGCTCTGGGGATCTCAACCACTGGAGTGAGCTCTCGGTCCTCTcacctgggggtggggaaggaggagaagggtaTCGGCAGCcgctcccttctcttccctttctccctcccccaccgccAGTCCGTGCCACAGCTACTGCATTGCAGGCACCGCCCGACACCTCGTGAGCAGCTGGGCTGGACTGGGGGCCTGACCCCATGGCCCTGGCAGTCGGGGACAGCATCCCGGGCTGCGCAATGGAACAGGGACGCGTGGGGGCCACAAGCGCTGACGTCACAGGGCCGGAGAGAATGATTGAGGGGGCGCCGAGGGCCCAGGTCTCCCCTACATTCCTGCTCAACCATTCCTGCCCTGACCTATGCGGACCCCGAAAGCGGCGACCCCAGCCAGAACGCTGTCTCCCCAATGACGTCATTGCTGGAGGGTCTCCGGGACTTTGCTCCTCAATCCCTGTCTGGGGTTCGCCCCTCCACTTGTCCCCTACGCCTCTCTCCAACCCTGGCTCGGTCCCCACCACACGCCGCCGGTACCTCCTCCCGCAGCGGCTCGCTGTCCGGAATGAGTGCGGGCACCTCCCCGCAGTCGCCACCTTCGCCCTCCGGCATGGTGTCCTGGCTGCTCCGGCTGCCGGGCCCGGGCCCCGGGCATGATAAGCGGTGGGGCGCGGAGGGCTGCGGCGCTGCCCCGAGGGGCGTCCGCTTGGCTCGGCGGCCGCTCAAGAGTGCGCCGAGCCCAGCCCGAGCACAGCCCGAGCGCGGCGGCGTTGGCGGCCGCGGTGCCCGGCGCCCCGCCCTCCGCTGACCCCGCCCCCGCGGCACCGGCGGCGCCGCTGGCTGCGCCTGGCACCGCGGGCGCCCCCCGCCTCTGGGAAGCCCAGGCTGGACGGCCGGACGCCTGGCTTCTCTGGCCGAGCTCGCGCTTGCGACCTTGGGCGAGTCCTTGCTCTATGGCGCCCGAGTCTCCCCAGCTGTGGAATGAGGCGGGTGATTCTGCAGGTGGGTGGGCGCCCTCCGGACCCCCTCTCCCAGGGATGGACCCGGCTCTAAGCCCACCCAGACTCTACCCCAGAAGGGAAAGACTGGTCTCATTCGCCGGGCTCTGCTTAAGGCTGGCGGGCTGGAGCTAGGGCACCAAGAACCCTATAGGCTACACGACCTTTGGCCAGCACGTTCCATCCCTTAACTCAGCTTTCTATCTGAGAAACGGAGATGGAAAAGTGTTGAATTAATTTATTAGCCTTCTCAGGCCAGGCAGGGGAGTAGGTTCTGCCCTGAATGGGACAGCCTTTTCCCAGACGCATAAGGCCCCAGTACTGCTCCTTAGCTCTCAGTGGGATGGGTTCCTCACATTCAGGCTTGGGGCTGGACCTTGCCCCCAAACTAGGTAATTAGTGGACAGGACGAAGGGGAGTTGCAACGCTAGGTGGGCTGTTCATGATATGTTTGAACAAATGGCAACTCCAAGATTATTTGCTTGAACATTAAAAGATGATGTAACAGATATAAAGGACTGTTTTTGTCCTTGTGTTtacttgttattatttatttatttatttaatttttttgagacttggtttctctgtatagctctggctgtcctggaacttgctctgtagaccaggctggcctcaaactcaagagattcacctgcctctgcctcctgagtgctgggattaaaggcgtgcgccaccatcacccgatttatttttattcatttattttgtgttactttttaaattattttaatttgtctgtatgggtgttctgcctgtatgtctgtttATACaccacatgaatgcagtgcccatagaggccaaaagagggtgttagatctgctggaactggagttatagatgactgtgagctgccatgggatgatgggaatccaacccaggtcttctggaagagcaaacagtgctcttaactgctgagccatctctccagctgcccccATTGGTTTGCTTATTTATTGGGCACAGATGTTTGCCGCGATCTTCTATGTGTAATTAGTGTGCTTGGGCACTAGCAGGGCATAGATGGATGTGGAGAATGGTATAGTCCCTGTCCTCATGGAAGCTATCCAGGGAAAAGTATGACTAAAGAGGGGTTCAGAACCCAGACTCTAGCCTCCACTCTGGGCCAAGGTCAGGCCTCTGTTCCCTTTGTCCCTCTATAAGAGCTAAAGTGACCCCTCCATTTAAAATgtaactacattttaaatttatttattttgtgtatttctcTCTGGGTGGGATGTATCTGAAGGGGTGCACTTTACCCACAGTGCAAGTCAGAGGATGACCTTTGGGAGTTGGTTATCTTTCCACTATGTGgggcctgggaattgaatttaggtcCTCGGGATTGGCagcctgctgaaccatctcacaagCGACTCTTAAAAGCTCTGAACAAACTGATGGGAAGGGAAAGGGCATCCCAGGTGGAGGAGCAAAAGCAGCAGTTGGACCCTCATGGGCTGAGTTTGGGGAGCAGGAAGGTCTCTCCTTATGTAACCGAACACTAAGTAGCTAATCAACTGCACGTATCAGAGGGTGTGTCACGCTCTCTGGAGGACAGAGTCTGTGAGGAGAGACCCTTGAAGGCTGTCTCCCGTGAGGGTGGGCGTGGTTACAACCtgggtgggaaggaaagagtcTGGGAGACTAGGAGCGAGGCCTAAGAGCCTCACTGAGATCACAGGACTGGTAATGACTAAGGATTTTCGACTGCACCTTCAGGAGACAGATCAGcacacttctgcctcccaagtccacCGGACCACTGGAGAAAGCAACAGGACAAGGCCCAGTGTGTATTCCTGCCCCATGTATACCACCAGATCTCTGGAATTTCGGATCTTCTGGGGCTCATTTTCTGTCCCCTGCcccgtgcgtgcgtgcatgtgtgtgtgtgtacatgtgcgcgcgcgcgcgcgcgcgtagaATGTATTGAGCGCGACCCCAAACCCTCCCAGCAACGACCCTAGCTGATGAACAGGATAGCGGCGGACGCTAAAGGGCATTTTCAGCACCGGCTGACGGACAGCACCTGCTCGGAAAGGAGTGGGAGGCCGGAGGAGGAGTCTGCGCTTTAGGGCTCTAGACAGCGCTGTCACTCGCCTGGTGTGGGCAACACCACCACATTCTACGCCCCCGGGGCTCCGCTACAAGACTGAGTGAACTGGAGGAAAGAGAGCACAAGAGGGAGGGCAAGCTTGACCGACCGCCACATTCCTCCTGGAATGCGTTGCGGCGGAGTCGGCTCTGTACCTTAACTAGCTGTGTCCGTCCGGAGCTGTCTTGCTACCGGCGTAGTCGTGGCAAGGAGCGTCAAGCGCCTCTCGGCGCAGACGCGGAACTAAGTTACAAACCCTCCCCACCTATTGGCTGGCCGTGCCGCGAATTAACCAGCCTCCTACTCAATCGGAGAGCGCCTTGAATAGCTCCGCCCCCTACCTATCGGAAGTTGACTATGTCCAAATCCGATTGGGCGAAGGCTCACCAGTAGCCAATTGGGAGTGTGGAGGGGGAGAACCAGCTCCTCCGAAAAGCCTATGGTAGACAGCGGAGTGTGACGCCACGGACATGGCGCCGCGACCCGCCAGCCCTGGGACGTGTCGGGCTGTCGGGTAACTTCGGTCAGTGCCGGGCGAGAGAAGCAGCTGTTTATCAGTAGTGTTGTACCCGCGACTCAGCGCAGCCAGCCCTTGGGTAGAGCGATCATCTTGGCCATGGCTTATCACCCGGGATACGGAGCCCACGGTGCGTGAAGACTGGGGAGGGCGGGGCGCGGCCTGGCAGCCGGGCTCCAAATCCCCTGCGGGACCCACTCTCCGGGAGGGAGAGGGCCTGCGGTGGCTGCTGCCCAGGGCGGGGAGTGTCTctcgggttcctgccctgccacACTGCAGCGTGTCCTGGACTTCGCCCTTGCTGGCCAAGTCCTGAGGTTAGGCGGCGATAGCACAACTGGAATCCCCAAGTCTGATCCTGCTTGACTCGACTTCGCCTCCAGAACTTCGTTTCTCTGTTATAACTGTGACAGCCTTCCTGACCACTGTCCGGGGACTCCGAGTAGCCGGTGTTGCCTTTTCTACACGTGTTAAGGGATGTCTTACCGGTGATCGTACTCAAGCAAACATCTGCTCACTTTCTAGTATTCAGGGATCATCTCCCTTGAGACCTCCCAGAAATCACAAGTGGGCAGCCACTTCAAGGCGCGCCTCCCCACGAAAGAATAGGAGATCTTTCTTAAAACGCATCCTGACTTTTTCTCAGCAGTTGTTTGGTGTCCCGGGTCCTATGCACAGCTTCTCAGCCCGGGGAAGGGGCAATGATTTGGGTCCTCGCTCTGTATTTCTGTTACCTGCTTTGGTATTCCCACACCTGCAGCTTCGAAGCACAGGACCCGGGCCGCTCCAGATCCT
The nucleotide sequence above comes from Peromyscus maniculatus bairdii isolate BWxNUB_F1_BW_parent chromosome 1, HU_Pman_BW_mat_3.1, whole genome shotgun sequence. Encoded proteins:
- the Tmem151a gene encoding transmembrane protein 151A, giving the protein MPEGEGGDCGEVPALIPDSEPLREEQRPLKQSLGGSLCRESHWKCLLLTLLIHACGAVVAWCRLATVPRLVLGPEAALARGAGGPPPTYPASPCSDGYLYIPLAFVSLLYLLYLAECWHCHVRSCQAPRTDANTVLALIHRLQQAPPCVWWKATSYHYVRRTRQITRYRNGDAYTTTQVYHERADSRTARGEFDYSAHGVRDVSKELVGLADHAATRLRFTKCFSFGSAEAEASYLTQRARFFSANEGLDDYLEAREGMHLKDVDFRESLMVFADPRSPPWYARAWVFWLVSAATLSWPLRVVAAYGTAHVHYQVEKLFGASSPPPGAVPSGPPLSRVATVDFTELEWHICSNRQLVPSYSEAVVMGAGSGAYLRGCQRCRRSVSSNSLPPARPSGPRLPFSRSRLSLGAGGRATPGVFRSLSGGPLGRRGEDTEPLESPPCYEDALYFPVLIVHGDSGCRGDGQGAL